In Aphelocoma coerulescens isolate FSJ_1873_10779 chromosome 13, UR_Acoe_1.0, whole genome shotgun sequence, the following are encoded in one genomic region:
- the STING1 gene encoding LOW QUALITY PROTEIN: stimulator of interferon genes protein (The sequence of the model RefSeq protein was modified relative to this genomic sequence to represent the inferred CDS: inserted 1 base in 1 codon), which translates to MCSSTSPYVAEAPXACLQRPPEGAPAAQAGALSPGTTAGESRDWWLEIAPCCCGCWERAAADPPSPPQMSREPWRPRHRRAPLIPEPRGGRAQRAVCVLLALCAGALLLAGEPLVPTARSLIFHFATLQIGALLKGICCLTEEIFHLHSRHHGSFWKALSSCFPPRWHGPMLLICGSAYVALLGDGQPLCLHLILASLCQLLVLALGLQKPSAVEMSEMSERSKQNVAHGLAWSYYVGYLKIVLPRMKKSMEEFCRVNPNLLACRKTWKLHILIPLSCDVYDDLEKADSNIQYVTDLTETTLARAGTKKRVYKHSLYAIRDEENQLWYCAVEYATPLQSLYAMSQDECAAFSREERLEQAKLFYRTLEEILKGSKECADAYRLIAYEEPEEAETCFLSREIMWHLQQEHREEITMLEGNHLHTPSMALDSAELNLQISVSDLPQPLRTDGF; encoded by the exons ATGTGCAGCTCTACCAGCCCGTACGTCGCCGAGGCTC GTGCGTGTCTGCAGCGGCCTCCGGAAGGAGCCCCAGCTGCCCAGGCGGGAGCGCTGAGCCCGGGAACCACAGCGGGGGAAAGCCGGGACTGGTGGCTGGAAATTGCTCCG tgctgctgtgggtgctgggaACGAGCTGCTGCTGACCCCCCATCTCCACCGCAGATGTCCCGGGAGCCGTGGCGGCCGAGGCACCGCCGTGCCCCGCTGATCCCCGAGccccgcggcgggcgggcgcAGCGCGCTGTGTGCGTGCTGCTGGCGCTGTGCGCCGGGGCTCTGCTCCTCGCCGGGGAGCCCCTCGTGCCCACCGCCCGCAGCCTCATCTTCCACTTCGCCACCCTGCAAATCGGGGCGCTGCTCAAGGGCATCTGCTGCCTGACCGAGGAGATCTTCCACCTCCACTCCAG GCACCACGGCAGCTTCTGGAAAGCCCTGAGCAGCTGCTTCCCCCCACGCTGGCACGGGCCCATGCTGCTCATCTGTGGCTCAGCCTACGTGGCTCTCCTCGGTGATGGGCAGCCACTCTGCCTCCACCTCATCTTGGCCAGTCTGTGCCAGCTCCTCGTCCTtgccctggggctccag AAGCCCTCAGCAGTGGAGATGTCTGAGATGTCCGAGAGGTCCAAGCAGAACGTCGCTCATGGGCTTGCCTGGTCTTATTACGTTGGGTATCTAAAAATAGTCCTGCCAC GGATGAAAAAGTCCATGGAGGAATTCTGCAGAGTCAATCCCAACCTCCTGGCATGCAGGAAGACCTGGAAGCTCCACATCTTGATCCCTCTGAGCTGTGATGTCTATGATGACCTGGAGAAAGCTGACAGCAATATCCAGTATGTGACAGACCTCACTGAAACCACCCTAGCCCGAGCTGGCACCAAAAAGAGGGTCTACAAACACAGCCTCTACGCAATCAGGGATGAAGAAAACCAG ctctggtACTGTGCTGTGGAATATGCCACCCCGCTGCAGTCCCTCTATGCCATGTCCCAGGATGAGTGTGCTGCCTTCAGCCGGGAGGAACGCCTGGAGCAGGCCAAGCTTTTCTACAGGACCTTGGAGGAGATCCTGAAAGGCTCCAAGGAGTGTGCAGATGCCTACCGGCTCATTGCCTACGAGG AGCCAGAAGAAGCAGAGACCTGCTTCTTGTCCAGAGAGATCATGTGGCACTTGCAGCAGGAGCATCGTGAGGAGATCACCATGCTTGAGGGGAACCACCTGCACACCCCATCCATGGCCCTGGACTCAGCAGAGCTCAACCTCCAGATCAGTGTGTCAGACCTGCCACAACCACTGCGCACTGACGGCTTCTAG